GAGCTGGAGCTGGCACCTCGACGGCCGCGCGGTCGAAGAGGCGCCGCACGCTCCCCGTCGTACTGAGCACTAACGGTTGATCCAGGCGAGCGTCGCGGGTAGGGCCTCCGACAGCGGCGGCAGGTCGGGGTGCCACTTGAGCTCCCACTCCAGCGAGAGCGGGTAGTCCGTGCCGTCGAGCGCGGTCAGCAGCTCGCCGATCGGGTAGTCGCCGGCGCCCATCGCGACCGGCTTGTACTCCCGCTGCGAGTCGTGGTCCTTGATCTGGACGAACTCGAGCCACGGCCGCAGCAGCGCGAGCGACTCGGCCGGCGTCTCCCCGGTCCGCCGGGTGTGCGCGGCGTCCCAGATCACCCGCGCGTCGTGGGCCGGGACCTCACGGTCGAGCAGCGCGCAGAAGGCGGCGATGCTCCGGCCCGACGAGTGCGTGTCGTGGGTCTCGAGCAGCACGCTGACCTCGGTCCCCGACCGTGCGACCCGGTCCATCGCCCGCAGCTCGCCGGGGGTCGGCTCGCCGGTGGCGTCCGGGTCGTCGCGCATGAACGCCCGGACGCCGCGCGCGCCGAGGTCGTGCGCCAGCTCCAGGTGCTCGGCGAGCGGCTGCTCCTCGACGCCGCACAGGTGCACGTAGCTGTCGACGGCGAGGATCTCCAGGCCGGCGTCCTCGATCCGGCCACGCAGCGTACGGC
The Kribbella italica DNA segment above includes these coding regions:
- a CDS encoding sugar phosphate isomerase/epimerase family protein, whose protein sequence is MTLAFSTLGCAGAPLDTVLELAHANKISGLELRAADEEFTHVGLTPAERRTLRGRIEDAGLEILAVDSYVHLCGVEEQPLAEHLELAHDLGARGVRAFMRDDPDATGEPTPGELRAMDRVARSGTEVSVLLETHDTHSSGRSIAAFCALLDREVPAHDARVIWDAAHTRRTGETPAESLALLRPWLEFVQIKDHDSQREYKPVAMGAGDYPIGELLTALDGTDYPLSLEWELKWHPDLPPLSEALPATLAWINR